In Musa acuminata AAA Group cultivar baxijiao chromosome BXJ3-9, Cavendish_Baxijiao_AAA, whole genome shotgun sequence, a single genomic region encodes these proteins:
- the LOC135649048 gene encoding uncharacterized protein LOC135649048 yields MTGVDPEVAQHHLNISPDARPVKQKPRRQAPNRQLAIRAEVGRLLAAGFIEEVRYPRWLSNVVLVKKPNGSWRMCVDYTSLNNACPKDCYPLPKVDQLVDATIGHARLSFMDAFSGYNQIRMAPEDQEHMAFLTDQGVYFYKVMPFGLKNARATYQRTVNKMFAHQIGQNMEVYVDDMIVKSQEAGAHLADLAEAFVTLRKFSMRLNPVKCAFGVISGKFLGFIIHERGIDANPEKVQLPVYYVSHVLNGPEERYPPIEKLALALVLSARKLRPYFQAHPVEVITDQPLRQILSKFDVTGRLLKWAVELGEHDVRYVPRTAIKAQSVADFIAELTQIEDVGLEQPPEAWVLHVDGSANSKGASAGLVLLAPDGQLFERSLRFGFQATKNEAEYEALLAGLRLALEMQVVAIHVLTDSQLVAKQLSGGYEARDPIMAKYLAQVKNLTAKFPHFTLSNVPRGENERVDALAKLASKSAPEARPEVEELPARAIEIAAAASGGAPITWVQELLRFKRDGTLPPDEATARRLCRTHSWYSEVGGRLYKRSFTYPLLWCLEPDEARTVLAEVHEGVYGEHIGG; encoded by the exons atgacgggcgtcgacccggAGGTCGCACAACATCACCTCAATATTTCACCCGACGCTCGCCCTGTAAAGCAAAAACCCAGACGGCAAGCCCCTAATCGGCAACTTGCCATACGAGCAGAAGTGGGTCGACTTTTAGCggcgggcttcatagaagaagtcaGATACCCccgatggctatccaatgtagtcctcgtaaagaaacccaatggaagctggaggatgtgcgttgattacaccagtctcaacaatgcatgcccaaaggattgctaccccctcccaaaGGTCGACCAATTGGTCGACGCAACGATCGGACACGCCCGCCTCTCATTTATGGATGCCTTCtcgggatacaaccagatcagaatggcgcccGAAGACCAAGAGCATATGGCCtttctcaccgatcaaggggtatACTTTTATAAGGTCATGCCTTTCGGATTAAAAAATGCTAGGGCTACATACCAGAGAacagtgaacaagatgttcgcccaccagatcggacagaacatggaagtttacgttgatgacatgattgtaaaaagccaaGAGGCAGGAGCTcaccttgccgacctggccgaggcaTTCGTCACGCTGCGTAAGTTCAGCATGCGACTCAACCCTGTGAAGTGTGCTTTCGGCGTCATCTCGGGAAAGTTCCTCGGGTTtatcatacacgaaagaggaattgacgccaacccagagAAGGTCCAG CTgccggtctactatgtcagccacgtcctgaacgGGCCCGAGGAACGTTACCCACCGATTGAGAAACTCGCACTCGCACTTGTGCTGTCGGCCCGGAAGCTACGCCCCTATTTCCAAGCTCACCCAGTGGAGGTCATCACTGACCAACCACTTCGGCAGATCTTGTCTAAATTTGATGTTACAGGACGTCTtctcaaatgggcagtggagctcggtGAGCATGATGTACGATACGTGCCTAGGACCGCTATCAAAGCCCAGtcggtggccgacttcatcgcagaaTTAACCCAGATCGAGGACGTGGGTCTCGAGCAACCTCCCGAAGCATGGGTCCTGCACGTGGATGGATCGGCCAACTCAAAGGGCGCAAGTGCGGGGCTGGTGCTGCTAGCTCCCGACGGGCAGTtgttcgagcgttccctccgcttcgggttccaagCCACTAAAaacgaggcggaatacgaggcactcctagcaggactcaggttggccctcgaaATGCAGGTGGTCgccatacacgtcctcaccgactcgcagctggtaGCCAAGCAACTCAGTGGGggatacgaggctcgggacccGATCATGGCGAAGTACCTGGCACAGGTAAAGAACCTGACGGCTAAATTCcctcattttacattatctaatgtccCGAGGGGAGAGAACGAGCGAGTCGacgcgctagctaagctggcATCAAAGTCGGCCCCCGAAGCCCGGCCTGAGGTCGAGGAGCTCCCTGCCCGTGCCATCGAAATCGCAGCTGCAGCCTCGGGCGGCGCACCAATCACATGGGTACAAGAGTTGCTACGCTTTAAGAGGGACGGGACCCTTCCCCCCGACGAGGCTACAGCTCGGCGCCTGTGCCGTACGCATTCATGGTACTCTGAGGTGGGCGGACGGCTTTATAAGCGGTCCTTCACATATCCCCTCCTATGgtgcttggagcccgacgaagctcGGACGGTTCTGGCTGAGGTCCACGAAGGGGTCTACGGGGAGCACATCGGCGGGTGA